A window of Paenibacillus sp. 19GGS1-52 contains these coding sequences:
- a CDS encoding HAMP domain-containing sensor histidine kinase — MNKSNRSFRTTMILLLGLSMLLSGGITYGVYRILQLYYVGVRREDQLAEYRHIMGNIGDIYFFLILFIPLAILFFFLFTKPYLTYFNEISKGIHHLANGEFKNRVHISSRDEFRIIAEDLNLASEKLQEAVEKGDFAENSKDQLVVNLAHDLRTPLTSVLGYLDLILKDEGLTEEQIKHFISIAFNKSQRLEKLIDGLFDITRMNYGMLPVEKKRIDVSELLRQLNEELYPVFEKNHLISRLNITPNLYISGDGELLARVFENLLTNANRYGKDGLYVDINCHLDSGHVVIQVVNYGGHIAPEDLPHIFDMYYTSDRSRTHQEGSTGLGLFIARNIVVQHEGTLSVESNVVRTLFEVQLPLASII; from the coding sequence ATGAATAAGAGCAATCGCAGCTTTCGGACCACAATGATTCTGCTGCTGGGCTTAAGTATGCTTTTGTCCGGTGGGATCACGTATGGGGTCTATCGAATTCTTCAACTCTATTATGTCGGTGTTCGCCGTGAAGATCAGCTGGCCGAATACCGTCATATCATGGGCAATATCGGGGATATTTATTTTTTTCTGATCCTATTCATTCCCCTGGCTATTCTTTTTTTCTTTTTGTTCACTAAGCCGTATCTTACCTATTTTAATGAAATCTCCAAGGGGATCCATCATCTGGCCAATGGTGAATTTAAGAATAGGGTGCATATTTCCTCAAGAGATGAGTTCAGAATCATTGCTGAGGATCTTAATCTGGCGAGCGAAAAGCTGCAAGAGGCCGTGGAAAAAGGGGATTTTGCCGAGAACAGCAAGGATCAGTTGGTCGTGAATTTGGCTCATGATTTACGCACCCCCCTTACTTCAGTATTGGGTTATTTAGATTTAATTCTTAAGGATGAAGGGCTGACAGAGGAGCAGATCAAACATTTTATCTCGATTGCCTTCAACAAATCTCAACGTCTGGAGAAGCTGATTGATGGCTTGTTCGATATTACTAGAATGAACTATGGCATGCTGCCTGTCGAAAAGAAGCGAATAGACGTTAGTGAGCTGCTGAGGCAATTAAATGAGGAACTGTATCCTGTGTTTGAGAAGAATCACCTGATATCCAGGCTCAATATTACGCCTAACCTATACATTTCTGGCGATGGAGAACTGCTGGCACGTGTATTCGAGAATCTACTGACCAATGCCAACCGTTATGGGAAGGATGGACTGTATGTAGATATCAATTGTCACCTGGATTCAGGGCATGTAGTGATTCAGGTCGTTAACTATGGGGGACATATTGCTCCAGAAGATTTGCCGCATATTTTCGATATGTACTATACGAGTGACCGGTCACGAACACATCAAGAGGGCAGCACGGGTCTAGGTCTATTCATTGCCCGGAATATTGTGGTGCAGCATGAGGGGACCCTTTCGGTCGAGAGTAATGTTGTGCGGACCTTGTTTGAAGTTCAACTGCCGCTGGCGTCTATCATTTAA
- a CDS encoding M15 family metallopeptidase, producing MKKWGFFLFIVVLLGYAIFGAKEYLQQKLEDFDGKYENQGMSINNSKTIEIVPQDQLYQGDLILVNKEYPIHQEGVKSDIVNVSDHADLMQGYVLLDPHIRLSTYVVQKFQKMIEAAGKEGVNHFLISSGYRDLEEQDKLYQEKGSDYALPAGYSEHNLGLSLDIGSTQSEMSKAPEGSWLQKNAWKYGFVLRYPKDKTDITGIQFEPWHFRYVGLPHSAIMEENKLVLEQYLDYIRENKSISTVVEGEAYNISYYPLSQNIIKVPENGQYEISGNNIDGVIVTVQK from the coding sequence ATGAAGAAGTGGGGCTTTTTTCTATTTATTGTAGTGCTCTTGGGATATGCCATTTTTGGTGCCAAAGAATATCTTCAACAGAAACTGGAGGATTTCGATGGAAAATATGAGAATCAGGGAATGAGTATAAACAATTCCAAGACGATCGAAATTGTTCCACAGGATCAGCTGTACCAAGGGGATTTGATACTGGTCAACAAGGAGTATCCTATTCATCAGGAAGGTGTGAAATCCGACATTGTGAATGTATCAGATCATGCGGATTTGATGCAGGGATATGTACTGCTGGACCCGCATATCCGTCTGTCTACCTATGTAGTACAGAAGTTTCAGAAGATGATTGAGGCAGCAGGTAAAGAGGGTGTGAATCATTTTTTGATCAGCAGCGGGTATCGAGATTTAGAAGAACAAGATAAGCTTTATCAGGAAAAAGGTTCAGACTATGCGTTGCCAGCGGGTTATAGCGAACACAACCTTGGCTTATCGCTGGATATAGGATCTACCCAGAGTGAGATGAGTAAAGCACCTGAAGGAAGCTGGCTGCAAAAAAACGCTTGGAAATACGGATTTGTATTACGTTATCCCAAGGACAAAACCGACATCACCGGTATTCAATTTGAACCGTGGCATTTTCGTTATGTCGGGTTACCTCATAGTGCCATCATGGAGGAAAACAAGCTTGTGCTGGAGCAATATTTGGATTACATACGTGAGAACAAGAGCATTTCGACAGTTGTAGAGGGTGAAGCGTATAACATCAGTTATTATCCGCTTTCCCAAAATATCATCAAGGTACCGGAGAACGGCCAATATGAGATCTCAGGGAACAACATCGATGGTGTGATTGTGACTGTGCAGAAATAA
- a CDS encoding VanZ family protein, with protein MKHMTSFMRLVTAAGFVVYLYVIIKLILFKWGSVDVHVLQYQLQITLEQPDRIFDRPGNYIPFKEILREIHRLSMSSPFSSTNLIGNILAFIPLGLFIPKLFTSRGASFIGVFIFSLLLSLCFEVTQLLLRMGTFDVDDLILNTFGGIIGYCVFKLLMWFIKPQPHEDKEVGVVSYN; from the coding sequence ATGAAGCATATGACATCATTCATGAGATTGGTTACGGCAGCAGGATTTGTGGTGTATCTGTATGTAATTATCAAGTTGATCTTATTTAAATGGGGTTCTGTTGACGTCCACGTTCTGCAGTATCAGCTTCAGATTACTCTAGAACAGCCTGATAGAATCTTTGATCGACCCGGCAACTATATTCCCTTCAAGGAAATTCTTAGAGAGATTCACCGTTTGTCTATGTCGAGTCCATTCTCGTCTACGAACCTGATAGGCAATATTCTGGCCTTTATTCCATTGGGGCTCTTCATCCCTAAACTCTTCACATCAAGAGGGGCGTCGTTCATAGGCGTATTTATTTTCTCTCTGCTTCTAAGCTTATGTTTCGAAGTGACGCAGCTTCTATTGCGGATGGGCACATTTGATGTAGATGATCTTATATTGAACACATTCGGCGGCATCATTGGTTATTGTGTCTTCAAATTGCTTATGTGGTTTATTAAACCCCAACCCCATGAAGATAAGGAAGTTGGGGTCGTGTCTTATAATTGA
- a CDS encoding stalk domain-containing protein, whose amino-acid sequence MSIYWDGQQLQPEVEPLNINGTVLVPMRGLFEVQGAKLSWNNASKTVTATKGDTTLTYHIGELTANLNGQKLPLTRPGQITKGYTMIPLRFVSEALGSTVKWVQSTRSVQISPSVDYNTSILWGVNLRSSPDSGSSSVSLEMLSAGAKVHVIREVDASWLEIRTQDNRTGYISAKPKYTDYTSPTLIEKQADELIAYGKKYLGTPYVFGASPDQTDTFDCSSFVKRVFQDTLSIELPRVSYDQANIGKKVGIDELRKGDLLFFSARGLDIGHVGIYAGDNQILHTYSKELGVHVETFDSQWKKRFVTARRVF is encoded by the coding sequence ATATCCATTTATTGGGATGGCCAACAACTTCAACCAGAGGTTGAGCCGCTCAATATCAATGGCACGGTACTCGTTCCTATGCGCGGACTGTTTGAAGTACAGGGTGCCAAGTTATCCTGGAATAACGCAAGCAAAACGGTCACAGCAACTAAAGGAGATACAACGCTTACTTATCACATAGGCGAGCTCACAGCTAATCTAAATGGTCAAAAGCTACCTCTAACCAGGCCGGGCCAGATTACTAAAGGTTATACTATGATCCCTCTGCGCTTCGTTAGCGAGGCTCTGGGAAGTACTGTGAAGTGGGTTCAAAGTACCCGTTCGGTTCAAATCTCACCATCTGTAGATTATAATACGTCCATCCTGTGGGGCGTTAATTTACGAAGCTCCCCAGACTCTGGAAGCAGCTCCGTTAGCTTGGAAATGTTATCTGCTGGTGCCAAAGTTCATGTGATCCGCGAAGTTGACGCTTCCTGGCTGGAAATTCGGACTCAGGATAATAGAACCGGATACATATCTGCGAAACCGAAATATACCGATTACACAAGCCCTACTCTGATTGAGAAGCAAGCGGACGAGCTAATTGCGTACGGCAAAAAATATCTGGGCACACCGTATGTCTTCGGTGCTTCACCAGATCAGACAGATACCTTTGACTGCTCCTCTTTCGTTAAGCGTGTGTTCCAGGATACACTGTCGATCGAACTTCCTCGTGTATCCTATGATCAGGCTAACATAGGCAAGAAAGTCGGGATCGATGAGCTGCGTAAAGGTGACTTATTATTCTTCAGTGCACGCGGTCTGGATATTGGACATGTGGGCATCTATGCGGGAGATAACCAGATTCTGCATACGTATTCGAAAGAACTCGGCGTGCATGTGGAGACCTTCGACAGCCAGTGGAAGAAACGCTTCGTTACCGCCCGCAGAGTATTCTAG
- a CDS encoding neutral zinc metallopeptidase, with translation MKWRGRSGSSNVEDRRGMGGGGKLVGGGIGGIIVVIIVTLLSGGSPGDILNNLTNTGSETSAPYEQTAQEEELTQFVSVVLKDTEDIWSDLFKQKGLTYEDPTLVLYTGSVQSACGEAGASVGPFYCPGDHKLYIDLSFYDELRQEFQAPGDFAMAYVIAHEVGHHVQTLLGTTEKIMPLREQLSETEFNKYLVDFELQADYLAGVWAHHAQGMGLLEAGDIEEALTAASAVGDDSIQKKAQGYVVPESFTHGTSAQRKQWFNKGFQTGNIEGGDTFQQAS, from the coding sequence ATGAAATGGAGAGGTAGAAGCGGTAGTTCGAATGTTGAGGATCGCAGAGGCATGGGTGGAGGGGGAAAACTGGTTGGCGGTGGAATTGGCGGCATAATCGTTGTCATTATTGTGACTTTGTTAAGTGGTGGCAGTCCAGGAGATATTCTGAATAACTTGACGAATACAGGGTCAGAAACGAGTGCGCCCTATGAGCAAACGGCTCAAGAAGAGGAGCTTACACAGTTCGTATCGGTTGTACTTAAGGATACTGAGGATATATGGAGTGATCTATTCAAGCAAAAAGGTTTAACTTACGAAGATCCAACGCTCGTGTTGTATACAGGCAGCGTCCAATCTGCTTGTGGAGAAGCAGGTGCATCGGTAGGGCCGTTCTATTGTCCAGGCGACCACAAGCTATACATTGACTTAAGCTTCTATGATGAGCTTCGTCAGGAGTTTCAGGCTCCAGGTGATTTTGCCATGGCATATGTGATTGCTCATGAAGTGGGCCACCATGTTCAAACACTGTTGGGCACCACTGAGAAGATTATGCCGCTTCGTGAACAGCTTAGTGAAACGGAGTTTAATAAATATCTGGTTGACTTTGAATTGCAGGCTGATTATCTGGCAGGCGTATGGGCCCATCATGCTCAGGGAATGGGCTTGCTTGAAGCGGGTGATATTGAGGAAGCTTTAACGGCAGCAAGCGCAGTCGGTGATGACAGCATCCAAAAAAAGGCTCAGGGGTATGTTGTACCCGAGAGCTTTACCCATGGAACTTCCGCGCAGAGGAAGCAATGGTTTAATAAAGGCTTCCAAACCGGAAATATAGAAGGTGGAGATACGTTTCAACAGGCAAGCTAG
- a CDS encoding diacylglycerol kinase family protein: protein MKQAMIIINPVSGKEDALEHVRNVEELLDDAGYSVTVNETTKEGDATHFCITACEDSYDLVVSIGGDGTLHETINGLIDQDHRPKLGVVPLGTVNDFARALQIPLNPEEAIQTLTSTRVKNVDMGRLNGRLFANVVATGSLAETLSSVSSDDKSKFGALAYFKEGIKDLRNPAQPLVIHHDGETWEGQSPLFLAALTNSVGGFEKLAPDAAVDDGLLHCFIIKDLTILNTVTIGISLLLGNLKDHKDVVYFTAQNVSVHSVEPVKTNVDGEEGPPLPIELSTIPRHIQVIVPEGD from the coding sequence ATGAAGCAAGCCATGATCATCATTAACCCCGTCTCCGGCAAAGAAGATGCGCTAGAGCATGTCAGAAATGTAGAAGAACTTTTAGATGATGCAGGATATAGTGTTACGGTCAATGAGACAACTAAAGAAGGGGATGCCACTCATTTTTGTATAACTGCATGCGAGGATAGTTATGACCTGGTCGTATCCATTGGCGGGGACGGCACACTCCACGAGACCATTAACGGACTCATCGATCAAGACCATCGCCCAAAACTTGGTGTAGTTCCTTTGGGGACAGTCAATGACTTTGCCCGTGCCTTGCAAATTCCGCTGAATCCTGAAGAAGCGATTCAGACACTTACTTCAACCAGGGTTAAGAACGTTGATATGGGCCGACTAAACGGCAGGTTATTCGCCAATGTCGTTGCCACAGGTTCACTCGCTGAAACACTGTCTTCTGTATCCTCAGACGACAAATCCAAATTTGGTGCTCTAGCCTACTTCAAAGAAGGAATTAAAGATCTCCGTAATCCTGCCCAGCCCCTTGTCATTCATCATGATGGGGAAACATGGGAAGGACAATCCCCACTTTTTCTGGCCGCATTAACGAACTCGGTGGGCGGATTTGAGAAACTGGCACCCGATGCTGCTGTCGACGATGGTTTGCTTCATTGTTTTATTATAAAAGATCTTACCATACTCAATACCGTTACGATCGGCATCTCTTTATTGCTTGGCAATCTGAAGGATCATAAAGATGTAGTTTACTTTACTGCCCAAAATGTAAGTGTACACTCAGTAGAACCTGTTAAGACAAATGTAGATGGCGAAGAAGGGCCCCCTTTACCCATTGAACTCAGTACTATCCCTCGTCATATCCAAGTGATTGTGCCTGAAGGGGACTGA
- a CDS encoding FprA family A-type flavoprotein, with translation MYCVQEIAPAIVWVGGSDKRLERFENMFPLPKGIAYNSYLILDEQTALMDTVDSAITAQFLENVEHVLQGRALDYLVVNHMEPDHCANIEELLKRYPDLKIVGNKKTFQFMEQFYTFSKPENYYIVQEGDELSLGTRTLRFYLTPFVHWPEVMFTYETTNKILFSADAFGCFGSLSGNIFCDQTDFEGVFLEESRRYYANIVGKYGSQVQKVLSKLAQLEINMICPLHGPVWRENLSYILGKYNLWSSYQPEKQGVVLAYASMYGNTENVMNMIASKLSAKGVQDIRMYDVSKTHSSYIISDAWKFSHLIFGSPTYNMSLYHGMQALLQEMAALNLQNRKVSLVGNYTWANASVKEMTEIISDMRKIEFIGEPLEIKSAMKQEQMPQLDQLVEDIYASISTGISAAQPFFTNRNAI, from the coding sequence ATGTACTGTGTACAAGAGATAGCACCCGCAATTGTTTGGGTTGGGGGTAGCGACAAGCGGCTGGAACGGTTCGAAAATATGTTTCCACTACCAAAGGGCATCGCGTATAATTCGTATTTAATCTTAGACGAGCAAACCGCACTGATGGATACCGTTGATTCCGCCATCACCGCCCAATTCCTAGAGAACGTTGAACATGTCCTGCAGGGAAGAGCCTTGGATTATTTGGTGGTCAATCATATGGAGCCGGATCATTGCGCCAATATTGAAGAACTGCTGAAGCGCTATCCGGATCTAAAGATTGTCGGCAACAAAAAAACGTTTCAGTTCATGGAACAGTTCTATACCTTCAGCAAACCGGAAAACTATTATATTGTACAAGAAGGAGATGAGCTTTCCCTTGGCACCCGGACCTTACGTTTCTATTTGACGCCTTTCGTCCATTGGCCGGAGGTAATGTTCACTTATGAAACGACAAACAAGATACTGTTCTCCGCAGATGCTTTTGGCTGTTTTGGTTCCCTCTCGGGCAATATCTTTTGCGATCAGACTGATTTCGAAGGGGTCTTTCTTGAGGAGAGTCGGCGTTATTATGCCAATATCGTCGGTAAATATGGCTCACAGGTACAGAAGGTTCTGAGCAAGCTGGCGCAGCTTGAGATTAATATGATCTGCCCGCTGCATGGACCAGTCTGGCGGGAGAATCTATCCTATATTCTCGGAAAGTATAATCTGTGGAGCAGCTATCAGCCGGAGAAACAAGGCGTTGTGCTGGCCTATGCTTCTATGTACGGCAACACAGAGAACGTGATGAACATGATCGCCTCCAAGCTATCTGCCAAAGGGGTGCAAGATATTCGTATGTATGATGTGTCCAAGACGCATTCTTCGTACATTATTTCGGATGCCTGGAAATTCAGTCATTTAATCTTTGGTTCACCCACCTACAACATGAGTCTCTACCACGGAATGCAAGCTCTGCTCCAGGAGATGGCCGCCTTGAACCTCCAGAACCGCAAAGTATCATTGGTCGGAAACTATACTTGGGCGAACGCTTCCGTTAAAGAGATGACCGAAATCATAAGCGATATGAGAAAAATCGAATTTATTGGAGAACCGCTAGAGATTAAATCCGCGATGAAGCAGGAGCAAATGCCACAGCTCGACCAACTGGTGGAGGATATATATGCCTCGATTAGCACCGGTATATCTGCAGCACAACCCTTTTTCACGAATCGTAACGCTATATAA
- a CDS encoding MarR family transcriptional regulator → MNMNTELYEKLAKLQWLLQRQHLKNHAAVGPMADTSRGQGRILAFLRMKDGISTKDLSYMLDIRVSSLNELLAKMEKAEYITRKPSETDKRIMLIYLTQKGQEEEGQEIDSGNIFSRLSPEEQATFGEYLVRVITTLEEELGTDAERDVMALWMEAAKERIGTEEFEKLMSMRGKMNRMWGNLGDERFSGRFPGFGGEGRGMHEFGGPSREGRNSSSDNSYDPDDK, encoded by the coding sequence ATGAACATGAATACTGAATTGTACGAAAAACTCGCGAAACTACAATGGTTGTTGCAGAGACAACACTTGAAAAACCACGCCGCTGTTGGCCCTATGGCCGACACGTCACGCGGGCAAGGTAGGATACTGGCGTTTCTCCGGATGAAAGATGGTATCAGCACAAAAGATTTATCCTATATGCTGGACATCCGTGTATCATCCCTTAATGAATTGCTGGCAAAAATGGAGAAAGCCGAATATATCACCCGTAAACCCTCAGAAACAGACAAACGCATCATGTTGATCTACCTGACGCAAAAAGGACAAGAGGAAGAGGGACAAGAGATAGACAGTGGTAACATATTTTCTCGCCTATCGCCAGAAGAGCAGGCAACTTTCGGGGAATACCTGGTCCGCGTCATTACGACTTTAGAGGAAGAACTCGGAACGGACGCAGAACGTGACGTAATGGCTCTCTGGATGGAGGCCGCAAAGGAGCGTATAGGTACAGAGGAATTTGAAAAACTAATGTCCATGCGTGGAAAAATGAACAGAATGTGGGGAAATTTGGGGGACGAACGCTTTAGCGGAAGGTTCCCTGGGTTTGGCGGGGAAGGCCGCGGGATGCACGAATTCGGCGGACCTTCCAGAGAGGGAAGAAATTCTTCCTCGGATAACTCATATGACCCAGACGATAAGTAA
- a CDS encoding MATE family efflux transporter, whose protein sequence is MDAENLHYFEKAPIAKAVAHFAVPMMLGMSMSVIYSILNAFFLGTLGNTAMLTALALTLPLFAVIMALGNLIGIGSGTFISRLLGEKKYDDVKHVSSFAVYSSLVLGLIVMAVGLPLIDPIVHGLGATPDSFGFTKDYVTIMIMGSPFIVLFFTLENIVRSEGAAMTSMIGMILSVVVNIILDALVIFVFHWGVIGVASATVISNLVASAFYAFHIGYKSQFLTVSIKWFKANKDILSNVFKIGLPVFVMSLFMGAMSLIFNRFLVEYGEQAVAAFGISSRLLQFPEVILMGLSEGVVPLIAFSFTANKLRTKHTIAFTIKAIVALAVVFGVIVFLISDHLIGLFTNDPQLIEMGSYILHVTFLSLFITGMTALFTGIFQATAQGTAAFIMSVIQGITLIPVLYIANRMNGFHGVVWSLVISDAVTFLVGAIMLYALRTKLQPDLENLVQ, encoded by the coding sequence ATGGATGCAGAAAACCTCCATTACTTTGAAAAAGCACCGATCGCAAAAGCCGTAGCTCACTTCGCTGTACCGATGATGCTTGGCATGTCAATGAGTGTCATATATTCCATCTTGAATGCCTTTTTTCTTGGCACACTGGGCAATACTGCTATGTTAACCGCACTCGCGCTAACCTTGCCGTTATTCGCGGTCATTATGGCGCTAGGCAACTTGATTGGCATCGGTAGTGGTACATTCATTTCCCGTTTGCTGGGAGAGAAAAAGTATGATGACGTAAAACATGTGTCTTCATTCGCCGTTTACAGCAGTTTAGTTCTCGGTCTTATCGTGATGGCTGTCGGCCTCCCGTTGATTGATCCAATTGTTCATGGCCTGGGAGCGACACCTGACTCCTTCGGCTTCACAAAGGACTATGTCACGATTATGATTATGGGTTCACCATTCATCGTATTATTCTTCACGCTGGAGAATATCGTGCGCTCGGAGGGTGCGGCCATGACGTCGATGATCGGTATGATTCTCAGTGTTGTCGTGAATATTATCCTCGATGCGCTAGTCATCTTCGTCTTCCATTGGGGCGTGATTGGCGTTGCGTCTGCTACGGTCATTTCTAACTTGGTTGCAAGTGCATTCTACGCCTTTCATATAGGATATAAGAGCCAATTCTTAACCGTTTCCATTAAATGGTTCAAGGCTAACAAGGACATTCTCAGCAATGTATTCAAAATCGGACTTCCTGTTTTTGTTATGAGCCTCTTCATGGGTGCAATGTCGCTCATCTTCAACCGTTTTCTGGTCGAATATGGGGAGCAGGCCGTAGCGGCCTTCGGAATTTCATCCCGTTTATTGCAATTTCCCGAGGTTATTCTGATGGGCTTAAGCGAGGGAGTTGTGCCGTTGATTGCTTTCTCTTTTACAGCGAATAAATTACGCACGAAGCATACCATTGCATTCACGATCAAAGCGATTGTGGCTTTAGCAGTCGTGTTCGGCGTCATTGTCTTTCTGATTTCCGATCACTTAATTGGTTTATTTACGAATGATCCGCAATTAATTGAAATGGGTAGCTACATTCTACATGTGACGTTCTTATCCTTGTTCATTACAGGAATGACCGCGTTGTTTACGGGGATCTTCCAAGCAACAGCACAAGGAACCGCCGCGTTTATTATGTCAGTTATTCAAGGAATTACGCTGATTCCAGTGTTGTATATTGCCAATCGAATGAACGGCTTTCACGGGGTGGTCTGGTCGCTGGTCATTTCGGATGCTGTCACGTTCCTTGTTGGTGCCATCATGCTGTATGCTCTGCGGACTAAATTGCAGCCGGATTTGGAAAATTTAGTACAGTAG
- a CDS encoding helix-turn-helix transcriptional regulator, with product MMDLRNSVGDRIRAIRKAKGLTQQQLAELSNLDDAYVGSLERGERNFSIDTLQKIITALKIQPSELFYNQNNLDEIEAAQRKAIDEYAATISELTVEQIDSLKRINKEVRRSFE from the coding sequence ATGATGGATTTAAGAAATTCAGTTGGAGACAGAATTCGAGCCATACGTAAGGCAAAGGGATTAACTCAACAACAACTAGCGGAGCTCTCGAACTTGGATGATGCCTATGTTGGATCATTGGAACGAGGGGAACGGAACTTTTCTATAGATACACTGCAGAAGATTATTACCGCACTCAAAATCCAGCCTTCAGAACTATTCTATAATCAGAATAATCTGGATGAAATTGAGGCTGCCCAACGTAAAGCAATTGATGAATATGCGGCCACTATTAGCGAGTTGACTGTGGAGCAGATTGATTCATTGAAACGGATTAACAAAGAGGTACGGAGATCATTCGAATAA
- a CDS encoding DNA-binding protein produces MRSSILKSLKPDIMVEMLENAFLLENWDKILNTSDILFSYAQCIYEERQDLKSKGLPLPLAVETLHPLVYYYGFSHLMCGFAHQKQGHYDQAREYIIKYADLGWFDDLGEEGLQLVEEFRFLAKTNLYTLDILAGKTDQLEEYVLFLQDYPEELLPGQDTVLQAVLRYDMNLYELLHAFAQQFTEFGESNDGANISYYYNYCYYLAVYHKRAGRHAEALECILQCIILAHKSHNNGDFRNCMALFQSLRDRATEVQIRQYQEVLTASLE; encoded by the coding sequence TTGCGTAGTTCCATTCTAAAGTCACTGAAGCCGGATATTATGGTTGAAATGTTAGAAAACGCTTTTTTATTAGAAAATTGGGATAAAATACTGAATACTTCGGACATTCTTTTCAGTTACGCACAATGCATCTATGAAGAGCGTCAGGATCTCAAGTCAAAGGGTTTGCCTTTGCCTCTTGCAGTAGAGACGCTGCATCCGTTGGTGTATTATTACGGGTTCAGTCATCTCATGTGTGGGTTCGCTCATCAGAAGCAGGGCCACTATGATCAAGCAAGAGAATACATAATAAAATATGCGGATTTGGGCTGGTTCGACGATTTAGGTGAGGAAGGACTCCAACTGGTTGAGGAATTCCGGTTCCTAGCGAAGACTAATTTATATACATTGGATATTCTAGCGGGCAAGACAGATCAGTTAGAGGAATATGTGCTCTTTCTGCAAGATTATCCAGAGGAATTATTGCCGGGTCAGGATACGGTATTACAAGCGGTGCTTCGATATGATATGAATTTGTATGAGCTTCTGCATGCGTTCGCACAACAGTTTACAGAGTTTGGGGAGTCCAATGACGGGGCTAATATCTCGTATTACTACAACTATTGTTATTACTTAGCTGTATATCATAAGCGGGCCGGGCGACACGCAGAGGCACTGGAATGCATTTTGCAGTGTATTATATTAGCCCATAAGTCTCACAATAACGGCGATTTCAGAAACTGTATGGCATTGTTCCAATCCTTACGAGATAGGGCTACAGAGGTACAGATTAGGCAATATCAGGAGGTGCTGACCGCTTCTTTGGAATAG